The Clostridioides sp. ES-S-0010-02 genome window below encodes:
- a CDS encoding cell wall-binding repeat-containing protein produces the protein MSKGKFLIRTIAVSTMAVAVTGSATCAYAAPVLQGTKTYEKVNTIDISVDSVENIVYSFQASIKVQGEVEVLDNEPGQKIKWSDNIEAQIKSGNANANCVSTYDKASNTTTLDIYVTSNEDLLDGNTLNIGRISVKKSGSNSSAKYKILGNGENSKPALKIVTYNNKTVDYESIDSSESLNFTLINENEVKPIGGTGTSKNDPEKYKVEKSESLEYLLNNIRINYSVVSKETEESGSNIILKLGLSQKSSKGRKATISKYVEVTLPKSLEYVVDNELAKPDELPPDNSDDNNNGGNNNSGGSSGGGNSGGGNSSDSTSNVTVKKLKGADRFETAVKISQSGWTKSDTVVIVNGEDRSMVDGLTATPLASVKNSPILLSSNDKLPQKTIEELKRLNPSKVIVVGGSNSMPNSVVEAIKGINSKISVQRIGGETRYQTSINIAKEIDKTNNVSKLYIGAGNGEADSLSIASLAGKEKTPIVLTQKDGVDNEAEQFIKSNKVSNVYFIGGVEKISNKAIEQVGKITNKDVSKNRVAGQNRQETNAKVIDKFYSHSKLDGVVVANQDKLIDALAVGPLAAKNNSPVVLATNTLDKSQESSLKNKNSSKLFEVGGGIASSVVDKIKSLIESK, from the coding sequence ATGAGTAAAGGAAAATTTCTTATAAGAACTATTGCAGTGTCAACTATGGCAGTAGCTGTAACTGGTAGTGCTACATGTGCATATGCTGCTCCAGTGTTACAAGGAACAAAGACATATGAAAAAGTAAATACTATAGATATATCTGTGGATTCAGTAGAAAATATAGTATATTCATTTCAAGCTAGTATAAAAGTACAAGGTGAGGTTGAAGTACTAGATAATGAGCCAGGTCAAAAGATTAAGTGGTCTGATAATATAGAAGCTCAGATAAAAAGTGGAAATGCAAATGCCAATTGTGTTTCAACATATGATAAAGCAAGTAATACAACAACATTAGATATATATGTTACATCAAATGAAGATTTGTTAGATGGAAATACATTAAATATAGGAAGAATATCAGTAAAAAAATCTGGAAGTAATTCAAGTGCTAAGTATAAAATATTGGGTAATGGGGAAAATTCCAAACCAGCTTTAAAAATTGTAACTTACAACAATAAAACCGTTGATTATGAAAGTATAGATTCTAGTGAAAGTTTAAACTTTACTCTTATCAATGAGAATGAAGTAAAACCAATAGGAGGAACTGGAACTAGTAAAAACGATCCTGAAAAATATAAGGTTGAGAAAAGTGAATCACTTGAATATTTATTAAATAATATTAGAATAAACTATTCTGTTGTTAGTAAAGAAACCGAAGAAAGTGGTTCAAATATAATATTGAAGCTTGGATTATCACAAAAATCAAGTAAAGGAAGAAAAGCTACAATAAGTAAGTATGTTGAAGTTACACTTCCAAAAAGTTTAGAGTATGTAGTTGATAATGAGTTAGCTAAACCAGATGAATTACCACCAGACAATTCTGATGACAATAATAATGGTGGAAACAATAATTCAGGTGGTTCATCTGGAGGTGGTAACTCTGGTGGAGGAAATTCAAGCGACTCTACATCTAATGTTACAGTAAAAAAATTAAAAGGTGCAGATAGATTTGAAACTGCTGTTAAAATATCTCAAAGTGGATGGACAAAGTCAGATACAGTTGTGATAGTAAATGGAGAAGACAGAAGTATGGTGGATGGGCTTACTGCTACACCACTTGCTAGTGTAAAAAATTCACCAATTCTTTTATCTTCAAATGATAAACTTCCTCAAAAAACTATAGAAGAGCTAAAAAGATTAAATCCATCAAAAGTAATTGTAGTAGGTGGAAGTAACTCAATGCCAAATTCAGTTGTTGAAGCTATTAAAGGCATAAATTCAAAGATATCAGTACAAAGAATAGGTGGAGAAACAAGATATCAAACTTCTATTAATATAGCAAAAGAAATTGATAAGACAAATAATGTAAGCAAGTTGTATATAGGAGCAGGAAATGGAGAAGCAGATTCATTATCAATAGCATCATTAGCTGGAAAGGAAAAAACTCCAATAGTACTTACACAAAAGGATGGTGTAGATAATGAAGCAGAACAATTTATTAAATCAAACAAAGTGTCAAATGTATACTTTATTGGTGGAGTAGAAAAAATATCTAACAAGGCTATTGAGCAAGTTGGAAAAATAACAAATAAAGATGTATCAAAAAATAGAGTTGCAGGTCAAAATAGACAAGAGACAAATGCTAAAGTAATAGATAAATTCTATTCTCATTCCAAATTGGATGGAGTTGTAGTTGCTAATCAAGATAAGCTTATAGATGCTTTGGCAGTTGGTCCATTGGCAGCTAAAAATAATTCGCCAGTTGTACTTGCTACAAATACGTTAGATAAATCACAAGAATCATCATTAAAAAATAAAAATTCATCTAAGTTGTTTGAAGTGGGTGGAGGAATAGCTTCATCTGTAGTAGATAAGATTAAGAGTTTAATTGAATCAAAATAA
- a CDS encoding cell wall-binding repeat-containing protein has product MKMNKKILSLGLAVSLILVNFKSVNASSVVEKIYGKDRYETAAKIADKQTYETVILVNTEKSLADGLSASGLSGATKAPILFTQKNKIPTETNKCLKNIKKAYIIGTEDTISKSVEKELDSKHIEVKRIGGEDRLKTSYLIAKEIATIKKVDKVLLTNAYSGEADAMSVSSVATRDGVPIILTDGKSVPFDVKSVQSYCIGSEEIMSSALVKNTNSVRIEGTDRFETNEKVIDYFYKNVDRFYVSDGYQLVDAIAAAPLTKDFPMVLVNDGSSKLVLEGAKHITSIGELSNKVIEECISASKSNGQSPTITIGATEIYKGEKFDTSKLNIVAKDNTGKVLPIEIDGFIDTNRVGTYILTLKATDEWGKSTEKRVEIKVLDDKTHDYNSQEFKKMVSTEMYNLINSYRKEKGKDSLVVSSRLEGMANAWSKYMMDKKVFAHYIDGKNAPQVFSEFGMRSEENIAYIYINSKSVQTTQDAKDMAKTIFEVWKKSPEYNTNMLSDDFSSTGFGLYILSDGQVHATQEFLNGNEGSL; this is encoded by the coding sequence ATGAAAATGAATAAAAAAATATTATCATTAGGTCTAGCAGTATCATTAATCTTGGTAAACTTCAAAAGTGTAAATGCATCATCAGTAGTAGAAAAAATATATGGCAAAGATAGATATGAAACAGCAGCAAAGATAGCTGACAAACAAACTTATGAAACAGTTATTTTAGTAAATACAGAAAAATCTCTTGCAGATGGATTAAGTGCAAGTGGGTTGTCAGGTGCAACAAAAGCACCAATATTATTTACACAAAAAAATAAGATACCAACAGAGACAAATAAGTGTCTAAAAAATATCAAAAAAGCATACATAATAGGTACAGAAGATACTATAAGTAAATCAGTAGAAAAAGAGCTAGATTCTAAACATATAGAAGTAAAGAGAATTGGTGGAGAAGATAGGCTAAAAACAAGTTATCTAATAGCTAAAGAAATAGCAACTATAAAAAAGGTGGATAAGGTACTATTAACTAATGCCTATAGTGGAGAAGCAGATGCTATGAGTGTATCATCAGTAGCTACTAGAGATGGTGTTCCAATTATACTTACAGATGGAAAGAGTGTGCCTTTTGATGTTAAAAGTGTACAATCATATTGTATAGGCTCAGAAGAAATAATGAGTAGTGCTCTAGTTAAAAATACAAACTCAGTAAGAATAGAAGGAACTGACCGATTTGAAACCAATGAGAAGGTAATTGACTATTTTTATAAAAATGTAGATAGGTTCTATGTATCAGATGGCTATCAATTAGTAGATGCTATAGCAGCTGCACCATTGACTAAAGATTTTCCAATGGTATTAGTTAATGATGGTAGTAGTAAGCTTGTATTAGAAGGAGCTAAACATATAACTTCTATAGGAGAGTTAAGTAATAAGGTAATAGAAGAATGTATAAGTGCATCAAAATCAAATGGGCAATCTCCAACAATCACAATAGGAGCTACAGAGATATATAAAGGGGAAAAGTTTGATACTAGTAAGTTGAATATAGTAGCTAAAGATAACACTGGGAAGGTTTTACCAATAGAAATTGATGGATTTATAGATACAAATAGAGTAGGTACATATATATTGACACTAAAGGCTACAGATGAATGGGGAAAAAGCACAGAAAAAAGGGTAGAAATAAAAGTGCTAGATGATAAAACTCATGATTATAATAGTCAAGAATTTAAAAAGATGGTGTCTACTGAAATGTATAACCTAATTAATTCTTATAGAAAAGAAAAAGGAAAAGATTCTTTAGTAGTATCTAGTAGGCTAGAAGGAATGGCAAATGCATGGTCTAAGTATATGATGGATAAAAAAGTTTTTGCGCATTATATAGATGGGAAAAATGCTCCACAAGTATTTTCTGAATTTGGAATGAGAAGTGAAGAGAATATAGCATATATTTATATTAATTCTAAGAGTGTTCAAACGACTCAAGATGCTAAAGATATGGCAAAGACTATATTTGAAGTGTGGAAGAAGTCTCCTGAATACAATACAAATATGCTTAGTGATGATTTTTCTAGTACTGGATTTGGACTTTATATATTATCTGATGGTCAGGTACATGCTACTCAAGAATTTTTAAATGGTAATGAAGGTAGTTTGTAA
- a CDS encoding cell wall-binding repeat-containing protein, with protein MKVNKRILSIGLTVSLIMAGAININAFSSIEKIQGKDRYETSAFIADKQIYDTVILVNTDNSIVDGLSASGLSGVAKAPIMLVQKDKIPAYVEKRLKDVKNAYVIGTEDTIGKSVENQLKNKGIDVKRIGGEDRIKTSYLIAKEISTIKPVNKGDKVFLVNGYTGEADAMSVSSVAARDGVPVILTDGKSIPFKVDDVQCYSLGSEEIMSNELVSKTNSVRIAGKDRFETNKKVIQRFYKGTKKFYVSQGYKLVDAVAGSPLAKDKPIVLVNDGSDKSVLRGADEVTSLGGMDKKIVDQCVSSASDKNTLPMITANNVEISVGDKFDNSMLNIVATDYYGNDLKPNIEGNVDTNKAGTYVLKISAYDNFGQKCEISVNVKVIVNTNTKEPNSYEFKAMVSNEIYNLVNSYRKEKGKKPLKELESLTGMANAWSKYMYEKEIFAHEINGKNAAEVFSGFGMRSGENIAYLPMNTKSVYGDKEAKEIANSIFDLWKKSSKYNDNLLKSEFYSFGFGMYVSSNGEVHATMEFLNS; from the coding sequence ATGAAGGTAAATAAGAGAATATTATCAATAGGATTGACAGTATCATTAATAATGGCAGGGGCAATAAATATCAATGCATTTTCAAGTATAGAGAAGATACAAGGGAAAGACAGATATGAGACTTCTGCATTTATAGCAGATAAACAAATATATGATACAGTCATATTAGTAAATACTGATAATTCTATAGTAGATGGATTAAGTGCAAGTGGATTATCAGGGGTTGCAAAAGCGCCAATAATGTTGGTACAAAAAGATAAGATACCAGCCTATGTTGAAAAAAGATTAAAGGATGTTAAGAATGCTTATGTTATAGGTACAGAGGATACTATAGGTAAATCTGTAGAAAATCAACTTAAGAATAAGGGGATTGATGTTAAGAGAATTGGTGGAGAAGATAGAATAAAGACTAGCTATCTTATAGCAAAAGAGATTTCTACTATTAAGCCAGTTAATAAAGGTGATAAAGTATTTCTTGTAAATGGGTATACAGGTGAGGCTGATGCAATGAGTGTATCTTCTGTTGCAGCTAGGGATGGTGTGCCTGTGATACTTACAGATGGGAAGAGCATACCCTTTAAGGTTGATGATGTTCAATGTTATTCTCTTGGGTCAGAAGAGATAATGAGTAATGAACTTGTAAGTAAGACTAATTCTGTTAGAATTGCTGGTAAGGATAGATTTGAGACTAATAAGAAAGTTATACAACGTTTTTATAAAGGAACAAAGAAGTTTTATGTTTCTCAAGGGTATAAATTAGTTGATGCTGTGGCAGGTTCTCCATTGGCTAAAGATAAGCCAATAGTACTTGTTAATGATGGTAGTGATAAGAGTGTGCTTAGAGGTGCTGATGAAGTTACTTCTTTAGGTGGAATGGATAAGAAGATTGTTGATCAATGTGTTAGTTCTGCATCTGATAAAAATACATTGCCTATGATAACTGCTAATAATGTTGAGATTTCTGTAGGGGATAAGTTTGATAATAGTATGTTAAATATAGTTGCTACTGATTATTATGGAAATGATTTAAAGCCTAATATTGAGGGCAATGTGGATACTAATAAGGCAGGAACTTATGTCTTGAAAATAAGTGCTTATGATAATTTTGGTCAAAAGTGTGAGATTAGTGTAAATGTCAAGGTAATTGTAAATACAAATACAAAGGAACCAAATAGTTATGAGTTTAAGGCAATGGTTTCTAATGAAATATACAATCTAGTTAATTCTTATAGAAAGGAAAAAGGTAAAAAGCCTTTGAAAGAATTGGAATCTTTGACTGGAATGGCAAATGCATGGTCTAAGTATATGTATGAAAAGGAAATATTTGCTCATGAAATTAATGGGAAAAATGCAGCTGAGGTATTTTCTGGTTTTGGAATGAGAAGTGGTGAAAATATTGCATATCTACCTATGAATACTAAATCTGTATATGGAGATAAAGAGGCAAAAGAGATTGCTAATTCTATCTTTGATTTATGGAAAAAGTCTTCAAAATATAAT